From one Deltaproteobacteria bacterium genomic stretch:
- a CDS encoding hydantoin racemase — MKICIVNINEESVSGPYTELLIKNFNRIKREDTVLGWKYVKALKRATDTVMSYFIQLNKTEIIEGFYEADQEGYDGAMVACSGDPGVYEAQEITKIPIVGPMEAALFLACMQGYKFGIVTVADRRWAEYCEDMTVRYGIRGRLSGIERIAVPSIEAFTKGFLDLDWIGQELLDKSRKLVEAGANSVVIGSAGLSTMASAAQISKVPEYDAPIFDCLSVGLKMTELRVDLQKKAGLPPVSRVGAHEMLKEKDIRRVRSLFNMK, encoded by the coding sequence ATGAAAATCTGTATCGTTAATATCAATGAAGAATCGGTTTCCGGTCCCTATACCGAGCTGTTAATAAAAAATTTTAATCGCATTAAACGGGAAGACACGGTCTTGGGCTGGAAATACGTCAAGGCCCTTAAAAGGGCAACGGATACCGTTATGTCCTATTTTATTCAACTGAATAAAACAGAGATCATTGAAGGCTTTTATGAGGCGGACCAGGAAGGGTATGACGGGGCGATGGTGGCCTGTTCCGGTGATCCCGGTGTGTACGAGGCCCAGGAAATTACAAAAATCCCTATTGTTGGTCCCATGGAAGCCGCCCTCTTCTTGGCTTGCATGCAAGGCTACAAGTTCGGCATCGTCACGGTCGCCGATAGACGCTGGGCGGAATATTGTGAAGATATGACGGTTCGTTACGGTATTCGGGGCAGGCTGAGCGGCATAGAACGCATCGCCGTACCCTCGATTGAGGCCTTCACCAAAGGTTTTCTGGACCTGGATTGGATAGGGCAGGAGCTCTTGGATAAATCCAGAAAGTTAGTGGAGGCCGGTGCCAATTCGGTGGTCATCGGCAGTGCCGGGTTGAGCACCATGGCCTCGGCAGCTCAAATTTCCAAAGTTCCGGAATACGATGCGCCGATATTTGATTGTTTAAGCGTCGGGTTAAAGATGACCGAGCTTAGGGTTGATCTGCAAAAAAAGGCCGGCCTCCCTCCGGTCAGCCGGGTGGGGGCCCATGAAATGCTGAAAGAAAAAGATATTCGGCGGGTAAGGTCGCTTTTCAATATGAAATAA
- a CDS encoding enoyl-CoA hydratase/isomerase family protein, protein MNQSAPTEKKYVGTAIEGHTAIVTIDNPPINALSPEVTRALSDTFEDLKRNELVRVVILTGKGRAFVAGANIRLFLEMDREKGEKYALAVTEMQQKIEEFNWPVIAAINGYALGGGCELAMACDIRIASSQAVFGQPEVHLGVIPGAGGTQRLPRLLPAGKAKMLLFTGKQIDASEAERIGLVDQVVPAGTEVQEALNLAREIMKVAPVALRFAKKAVNRGMQMSLHDALLMEATLFGELLETEDVKEGVQAFFEKREPRFKGR, encoded by the coding sequence ATGAATCAATCGGCGCCTACTGAAAAAAAATATGTAGGGACTGCCATCGAAGGACATACGGCGATCGTTACGATCGATAATCCTCCGATCAATGCCCTCAGTCCCGAAGTAACCAGGGCCTTAAGCGATACCTTTGAAGATCTCAAGCGCAATGAGCTGGTACGGGTTGTCATCCTGACAGGGAAAGGCCGTGCCTTCGTGGCCGGCGCCAACATCCGCCTTTTCCTGGAAATGGATCGGGAAAAAGGGGAAAAGTACGCCCTGGCCGTAACCGAGATGCAACAAAAAATAGAGGAATTCAACTGGCCGGTGATAGCCGCCATTAATGGGTATGCCCTGGGAGGCGGATGCGAATTGGCCATGGCCTGTGATATCCGAATCGCTTCCAGCCAGGCTGTATTCGGCCAACCCGAGGTCCATTTGGGGGTTATTCCCGGGGCCGGCGGCACCCAGCGGTTGCCAAGATTGTTGCCGGCAGGGAAAGCCAAGATGCTTCTCTTTACCGGCAAACAGATTGACGCCTCTGAAGCCGAAAGAATCGGGTTGGTCGATCAGGTCGTCCCGGCAGGAACGGAAGTGCAGGAAGCCCTGAATCTGGCCCGGGAAATAATGAAGGTGGCACCGGTGGCCTTGCGATTTGCCAAAAAGGCGGTCAATCGTGGAATGCAGATGTCGTTACATGACGCCCTGTTGATGGAAGCGACCCTCTTCGGCGAACTCCTGGAAACAGAGGACGTCAAAGAAGGAGTCCAGGCCTTTTTCGAAAAAAGAGAGCCCCGGTTCAAAGGAAGATGA